A window of Anomalospiza imberbis isolate Cuckoo-Finch-1a 21T00152 chromosome 4, ASM3175350v1, whole genome shotgun sequence contains these coding sequences:
- the RASSF6 gene encoding ras association domain-containing protein 6: MKKVTMKAQHLPSVFINEEKFVTREQLSSLLKNYNSYYSDQENLQLRYNQREGSTPFIEGILSIFWGVRHPIRLKIQDEKQIPSFVTLKSTENVGVFPSKRGMTRWGEFDDLHHISGDTLKSTEEQPDLEQSYPCYESHTLKSRREQELDCATLPRTSSDATVVRRRTKLPTITRTEVETHRFSINGHFYNHETSVFTPAFGSETKIRINSQMKTRQVIEQLLRKFKIENSPHEFALYVIHASGEKKRLRSRDVPLLHRLLQGPSEKVAKFFLMDGDVEEISSDVAQYISFHLPFLESILHRINEEEEQEIQQTTARYVREKRLIQQHLRSRSVKKTETTV; this comes from the exons ATGAAGAAAGTGACTATGAAGGCACAGCATCTGCCTTCTGTTTTCATCAATGAAGAGAAGTTCGTAACCAG AGAGCAGCTCAGTTCTCTTCTGAAGAATTATAACTCTTACTATTCAGATCAAGAGAATCTGCAACTGAGATATAATCAG cGAGAAGGGAGCACGCCGTTCATTGAAGGAATCCTCTCGATATTCTGGGGAGTGCGACATCCTATCCGATTAAAAATTCAGGATGAGAAGCAGATACCCTCTTTTGTAACCCTGAAGTCAACAGAGAATGTGGGGGTTTTCCCTAGTAAAAG GGGAATGACTCGCTGGGGAGAATTTGATGACCTCCATCACATTAGCGGGGATACACTGAAATCTACTGAGGAACAGCCAGACCTCGAGCAAA GTTATCCATGCTATGAAAGTCACACTCTTAagtccaggagggagcaggagcttGACTGTGCCACCCTGCCCCGGACCAGCAGCGATGCCACGGTCGTGCGCAGGAGGACCAAGCTGCCCACGATAACCAGGACAGAAGTAGAAACTCACAGGTTCTCTATCAATGGCCACTTCTACAACCACGAG ACATCAGTTTTCACTCCGGCTTTTGGGTCAGAAACCAAAATAAGAATCAACAGCCAGATGAAGACCAGACAAGTGATAGAACAGTTGCTTCGTAAGTTTAAG atagAAAACAGCCCCCATGAGTTTGCACTTTACGTTATCCACGCTTCTGGAG AAAAGAAGCGGTTGAGGAGCAGAGATGTTCCCTtgctgcacaggctgctgcaggggcccTCTGAGAAGGTTGCCAAGTTCTTTCTCATGGATGGGGACGTGGAAGAGATCAGCAGTGAT GTTGCTCAGTACATTTCATTTCATCTTCCCTTTTTGGAATCCATTCTGCACAGAATAaatgaagaggaggagcaggagattCAACAGACCACTGCAAG gtACGTAAGAGAGAAGAGGCTGATCCAGCAACACCTTCGCAGTCGAAGTGTTAAAAAAACAGAGACTACGGTGTGA